DNA sequence from the Teretinema zuelzerae genome:
CGGGATTCCGCTTCCGACGATGACGCCCATCGTCGCGACGGCTCCGACTACGCCTCCGCGGATGCCCCACACCATGCGGCCTCCGGTAAAACCGATCAACAGAGGCAATAAATACGTGATCATCGGACCGACGAGGCTCGCGAGCCTCTCATTAGGAAGCCATCCTGTCGGGATAAAAAGGGCTGTGATCAAACCCCAGGCGATGAAGGCTCCGAGATTCGGCATAACCATGCCGCTCAAAAACCGCCCGAATTGCTGGATGCGCACCCGGCCCGATGTTTCGACGCCGGCAGCCTTTACTGCATCATTCATACGTTCCTCCTTAAGGACTTATGTCTGGGCTTATTGAACCATTGGTTTCCAAAAAGGAACAAGGAAAAGTAGTTTTATTATGGCAGGAGTCGAAGAGCACGTTTTTTGGCAGGAACGCCGGGCAGCCATCGAGGCTATTCGGAGAAAGCGCGCTTGTAAACGGAGGAAAAGACGAATACACTGATAGAATAACGCACTAGACAAGCGGAGGGATGAATGACAACGACTGAAATTTGGCATGCCCGCACGGTGGGAGAAGCAACCTGCGCCGCGCTCAAGAAGAACGGCTTCGACGCGCGGTTCGTGGAAACCGCTGAACAGGCGGCGGATTATATCGAATCCGTCGTCACAGCCGGAGCAAGCGTCGGTTTGGGCGGATCGATGACCATACGCGCGCTTGAATTAAAGGACAGGCTCGAAAACAAGGGAGCCCGCCTCCTCGATCATTCCGCCCAGGGGCTTTCTGCGGAACAAAAAATGGACGTGATGCGTGCACAGCTCTCCTGCGACGTGTTTCTCTCGAGCTCGAACGCGATAACGATGAAAGGCGAACTCTATAACATCGACGGAAACGGAAACCGGGTCGCCGCCATCACCTTCGGACCGAAGAAAACGATAGTGGTAGCCGGCTTCAATAAAATCGTCCGCGACCTGGAAGAAGCAGAAGCGAGGCTCGAAGGCATCGCCTCTCCCATGAACAACCAGCGCCTCGGCACGGGAAACCCCTGCACGAACTCAGGCGTCTGCATGGACTGCAAATCCGAAACGCGCATCTGC
Encoded proteins:
- a CDS encoding lactate utilization protein, encoding MTTTEIWHARTVGEATCAALKKNGFDARFVETAEQAADYIESVVTAGASVGLGGSMTIRALELKDRLENKGARLLDHSAQGLSAEQKMDVMRAQLSCDVFLSSSNAITMKGELYNIDGNGNRVAAITFGPKKTIVVAGFNKIVRDLEEAEARLEGIASPMNNQRLGTGNPCTNSGVCMDCKSETRICRIYSVMKRRPSRSDFTVIIVGERLGY